The Anabaena sp. PCC 7108 region AATTGAATTAAATTGTGGTAAAAAATCTATATAATTAATTTTTTCAGCTTTAGTAAAATCACTGAGGCGTTTACGGGCGATAATTTCATAGTCATGGGAGCCAGGTTCACCAATTTCTCTCAGTAAAGGAGTCATAGCCAGTATGAATTGACTATTATTTTTTTGAGCAAAACTGTGAATTTTACTAATTGCTTCTAAATTTATACCGACGCGATCACCTTTTTCATTCTGCAATACTTCAAGTTCAGGAATCGGCTTTTGTTTGAAAACGTAACGCTGTAATACTTCCAGTATTGCTAATGGTGGTTTATGATTTGGGTAGTTGCGATCGCGCCCCACAGGTAAAGAAGTAGGAGCAGTCGCAAATAAGTCATCTGTATTAATTAGTAAAACTATGACTTGAGCTTGAAAATTACCAAACTTCTGTAAATAAGCTAGTTCGTTTCTTGGACCCCAAGAATTAGCTGAAGCATTTAGCACTTCTACTTCTTCGTCATGATTCTGAGATGACAAAGAAGCCATCAACAGACTAGAAATAGTATTTTTTTGATCTATCCACCAACCGCCATTAGCAATAGAATCACCTAAAAGCAAAACTCGCAATGTCGAGGGTTGAGGTAGCTTTTGGATGGGCGCACTCCGCATAGAATACTCATTAATGTCAATCTGATTTCCCATGCGACGGGTGCTTTGATTAGGTGCTAATAAATAACCAATTTGCTCATCACCAATGTAAACTAAGGGATTCCCGAAACCAAAGAGCGATCGCAATCCTAACTCTATAGCTATCAATAATCCCAATAACACTGCCAAAATGACGATTATTACCTCTTTCACTGACAATCTCCCTAAAATAATACAGTAATAAATTATACGAAATTTCCCAAAAAGCAGCGTCCAGATTTAAAACAAATTTAAAAATTAACTAAAATTAACTATTGTGATGAGAAAGTGTTTTTACTTAAAAAACCGTTGCAAAGCTTAAAGAAAATAATAATGTGAATTTAACATCATCTTCCAACAGAAGGATTACAATCAAGACGGACAGATTAGCACTGTAACAAAGGAGGATTACAAAGCTATGTCTGACTTAAATCGCGGAATTATGAAATTTGAAGGCGCAGATTCCCCAAAAGTAGTGACTGTCTCTACTGTTTTGCTTCTGGGGTCGATAGCAGCGCTCATTCTGTGGGCTTTACAATCTGCCTATGCCCTAAACTAGAATCATTAGTTAAGCTATAAGGACACTAGCAACAAGGTTTTCCATCGCTGCCTAGTGTCCATAAAGCAAATAATCAAACCAGCGAAAAAAAATAATCAAAATTTTGATTTGCGATTTGCGATTTTAGATGGAAGATAGGTCTAAAATTCATAATCAAAAATAAATGTTTCAGTTTTGGGGTATCTTAGTTATTTTAATTGCTTGTCCACTCCTAGGGGCAATGCCCATAATTGCCTGGATTACCTATTTAATCAAGGGTAAGCGATTAACACAAATCGGTACAGGTAATATTAGTGTCTCCGCAGCTTTTTATCACGGCGGCAAACTAGTGGGTATTCTGGCAGTGATGTCAGAAGCTTTGAAAGGAATAGTAGCGGTATTAATTGCGCGTGCTTTCTTTCCCAGCGATTCATTTTGGGAATTGATAGCTCTAATTGCCTTAGTCATAGGTAGATATTTTTTAGGCAGAGGTGCAGGAACAACAAACGTCGCTTGGGGATTGTTGATCCATGATCCCCTAGTAGCAGGATTTGTTAGTTTAGTCGCAGCCATTGGCTTGATAATTCTGCGTTCTAGACAGACAATCAAATATGGAGTTTTGGTTCTCTTTCCCCTCTTGGTGGCACTCCTGCACGCTGAAGATTTGCCCAGAATTGTTGCTGCGTTTGGATTAACAGGGTTACTCGGCTGGATTTATAAACAAATTCCCGATGACATGGATTTATCAGTCAAAGAAGCCCAAACACAACCAATGATGGAATACCTCAGCGGTGGTGAGACAGCGATTGTCACTTTAGATGATGAATTGGATGCAGCGATATTTGGAGCCAAGGCAGCCACATTATCTCAAATCAAACGCTGGGGTTATCCAGTGCCAAAAGGATGGATTTTATCCCCTTTTGATGATCCTGCCCTATTGATTGATTTTCTGCAACCATCGGCATTGTCACCCTTGGTAGTGCGTTCCTCAGCCATTGGGGAAGACTCAGCACAAGCCTCAGCCGCTGGACAATATGAAACAATATTGAATGTTACTAGCCAACAGGGTTTAGTAGATGCGATCGCCCAAGTTCAAGCTTCTTATCATCATCCCAGCGCTGTCCAATATCGACGCGATCTTGCTGCCAAAGATGCAGCAATGGCAGTACTGATTCAACCCCAAGTCCAGAGTGTATATTCCGGTGTGGCTTTCAGTCGAGATCCCATTGTTCAACAAGGTGATGCTGTAATTATTGAAGCCCTGTCTGGTAGCCCCGTACAAGTTGTTTCTGGAAAAGTGACCCCAGAACAATATCGGCTATTTATCGTCGGTGAAGAAAAATTATCTTGTCTCCAATTTGAGGGTGAAGGGAAAATTCCCCCAGCATTAATTAAGCAAGTAGCATACTTAGCCCGCCGACTAGAAAACCGTTTTTATGGGATTCCCCAGGATGTGGAATGGAGTTACGATGGGCAAACTATCTGGGTATTGCAATCACGCCCGATTACGACTCTCTTACCGATTTGGACAAGGAAAATCGCCGCCGAAGTAATTCCTGGAGTGATTCACCCCTTAACCTGGTCGATTAATTTACCCCTCACTTGTGGAATGTGGGGAGAACTTTTTACTTTAGTACTGGGTAATAGTGTGGGTGAGTTGGACTTTACCAAAATGGCAACGCTGCACTACTCTAGAGCCTACTTTAATGCTACTTTCTTAGGAGAGATTTTTCTAGAAAT contains the following coding sequences:
- a CDS encoding glycerol-3-phosphate acyltransferase — encoded protein: MFQFWGILVILIACPLLGAMPIIAWITYLIKGKRLTQIGTGNISVSAAFYHGGKLVGILAVMSEALKGIVAVLIARAFFPSDSFWELIALIALVIGRYFLGRGAGTTNVAWGLLIHDPLVAGFVSLVAAIGLIILRSRQTIKYGVLVLFPLLVALLHAEDLPRIVAAFGLTGLLGWIYKQIPDDMDLSVKEAQTQPMMEYLSGGETAIVTLDDELDAAIFGAKAATLSQIKRWGYPVPKGWILSPFDDPALLIDFLQPSALSPLVVRSSAIGEDSAQASAAGQYETILNVTSQQGLVDAIAQVQASYHHPSAVQYRRDLAAKDAAMAVLIQPQVQSVYSGVAFSRDPIVQQGDAVIIEALSGSPVQVVSGKVTPEQYRLFIVGEEKLSCLQFEGEGKIPPALIKQVAYLARRLENRFYGIPQDVEWSYDGQTIWVLQSRPITTLLPIWTRKIAAEVIPGVIHPLTWSINLPLTCGMWGELFTLVLGNSVGELDFTKMATLHYSRAYFNATFLGEIFLEMGLPPESLDFLTRGAKMSKPPLASTWENLPGLTKLFQREISLEKEFKRDYRRRFIPGLTKLANEIIEDLTPSQLLVRVDLILDLLNQGTYYSILSPLSAAIRQAISGVKEEQIDHSITPEVASLRSLHILAADAKEILPEFEPESVFEQLAQTPEGEKILYDFEELLEDYGYLSEVGTDISVPTWREQPQLVKQLFVQLMQGNELPNQDESRKRPEGFVQRRVDLKGRVTEVYSRLLAELRWTFLALEKIWLQTGLLLQTGDIFFLKLGEIRRLAANADVVLRNQLPELLQNRRSQFLEHSQIIEIPPLVYGNNPPHPIPSPIDTSDNILLGIPASQGQVEGRVKVLRNLQEVGEINKGTILVVPYTDSGWSPILVRAGGIIAEVGGKLSHGAIVAREYGIPAVMDVRGATYLLEDGQQVKIDGSKGIVELQEISLE
- a CDS encoding SGNH/GDSL hydrolase family protein, encoding MKEVIIVILAVLLGLLIAIELGLRSLFGFGNPLVYIGDEQIGYLLAPNQSTRRMGNQIDINEYSMRSAPIQKLPQPSTLRVLLLGDSIANGGWWIDQKNTISSLLMASLSSQNHDEEVEVLNASANSWGPRNELAYLQKFGNFQAQVIVLLINTDDLFATAPTSLPVGRDRNYPNHKPPLAILEVLQRYVFKQKPIPELEVLQNEKGDRVGINLEAISKIHSFAQKNNSQFILAMTPLLREIGEPGSHDYEIIARKRLSDFTKAEKINYIDFLPQFNSIVNPQGLYQDHIHMNLKGNKFVSEVIERCLRGT